In Pontibacillus yanchengensis, one DNA window encodes the following:
- a CDS encoding FAD-dependent oxidoreductase → MKKYDLIVVGGGAGGLTVAAGAASLGANVALVEKRDDLGGDCLHFGCVPSKALIEAANEVYHARNVQAYGIHASGEVDLKAINDRVKASVDHIQEHDDIDRFKELGIDVYLGGASFATDHEIQVEGHENIYGKRIVISTGSRPNVPSIEGLEETGYITNESAFNLEQLPQKLVFIGGGPIGLELAQAYSRLGSEVTVLEAGPHLLGKEDQDIQNTAQSMLEQELNVITNARVSKTSRHDEKNYVHYTIGDEDHVIEADQIFLAVGRKPNTDNLQLENTGVEMDEKGHVKVDDTLRSSVPHIFAVGDVNGGLYFTHVAGYEGKTVVQNALYGLKRKVSYDNIPWNTYTTPEIFHYGLTQKKAQVKHGDVMIYKTELDQVDRFVADHATNGFIKIITDTKGNIVGAHAIGKGAGDWMQVVVLAVEKGMKIGDLSNMIYPYPNHTASIENASNQYWRAKLFNGVIPKLSKTFIRWFR, encoded by the coding sequence GTGAAAAAATATGATCTTATTGTAGTAGGTGGCGGTGCTGGAGGGTTAACTGTTGCAGCAGGTGCTGCCTCTCTTGGTGCAAACGTAGCATTAGTCGAAAAACGCGATGACCTAGGCGGGGATTGCCTTCACTTTGGGTGCGTTCCATCAAAAGCCCTAATTGAAGCAGCAAATGAGGTGTATCATGCTCGAAATGTACAAGCCTATGGCATTCATGCTTCTGGTGAGGTTGACTTGAAAGCTATTAATGATCGAGTGAAGGCTTCCGTTGATCACATTCAGGAACACGATGATATTGACCGCTTCAAAGAATTAGGAATCGACGTCTATCTAGGTGGAGCTTCTTTTGCTACCGATCACGAAATACAAGTCGAGGGCCATGAGAATATTTACGGGAAACGTATTGTCATTTCAACAGGGTCCCGCCCTAATGTACCATCTATTGAAGGCTTAGAAGAGACAGGCTATATTACAAATGAATCAGCCTTCAACCTTGAACAACTACCGCAAAAATTAGTGTTTATTGGCGGCGGACCAATCGGATTAGAGCTAGCTCAAGCATACTCTAGACTTGGTTCTGAAGTTACCGTACTAGAAGCAGGACCACATCTACTAGGAAAAGAAGACCAAGACATTCAAAATACCGCACAAAGTATGCTTGAACAAGAATTGAATGTCATCACAAATGCACGCGTTTCAAAAACGTCTCGACACGATGAAAAAAATTATGTGCACTACACTATAGGCGATGAAGATCATGTTATCGAAGCTGATCAAATCTTCTTAGCTGTTGGCCGAAAACCTAACACAGACAACCTGCAACTAGAAAACACAGGTGTGGAAATGGATGAAAAAGGTCATGTCAAAGTAGACGACACCCTAAGATCCTCCGTTCCACATATCTTCGCTGTTGGAGATGTGAATGGTGGATTGTATTTCACCCACGTTGCAGGCTATGAAGGCAAAACCGTCGTACAAAATGCCCTATACGGCTTAAAACGAAAAGTTTCCTACGACAACATTCCATGGAACACCTATACAACACCAGAAATATTCCATTACGGCCTAACCCAAAAAAAAGCACAAGTAAAGCATGGCGACGTCATGATCTATAAAACAGAACTCGACCAAGTAGACCGCTTCGTAGCAGACCATGCCACCAATGGATTCATTAAGATCATTACAGATACAAAAGGAAACATAGTAGGCGCACACGCTATCGGAAAAGGCGCAGGAGACTGGATGCAAGTCGTCGTTCTAGCAGTAGAGAAAGGCATGAAAATCGGAGACCTATCCAACATGATCTACCCATACCCAAACCACACTGCCTCCATCGAAAACGCCAGCAACCAATACTGGAGAGCCAAACTCTTCAATGGCGTCATCCCAAAACTATCCAAAACCTTTATACGATGGTTTAGGTAA
- a CDS encoding YkoF family thiamine/hydroxymethylpyrimidine-binding protein — protein sequence MSQQCGNSRIAGCSFSVHPMTDQFVEYIKGSLKETDTSNVWMDTDEVTTTVRGEIEHVFDVTRAVFLRIAKTGVHTAFNATYSIGCPGDSAGDQYTGDIGEPANGLHEVKQHTSAKFSLYPMGGGDYMEVIYREIDRMKEKGIDVSAVHYATKLSGDVNDTFHGLEDVFRETERSGSSHTVMTVTMSANSPSQKEEQS from the coding sequence ATGAGTCAACAGTGCGGAAATTCAAGGATTGCAGGGTGTTCGTTTTCGGTGCATCCGATGACTGACCAGTTCGTGGAATATATCAAAGGAAGTCTGAAAGAAACGGACACATCGAATGTTTGGATGGATACTGACGAAGTGACGACAACGGTCCGCGGGGAAATCGAGCATGTTTTCGATGTTACAAGAGCTGTGTTTTTGAGAATTGCTAAGACCGGTGTACACACGGCATTCAATGCCACGTATTCCATCGGGTGTCCGGGAGATTCTGCAGGAGATCAGTACACAGGGGACATCGGTGAGCCTGCCAATGGTCTTCATGAGGTGAAACAGCATACCAGTGCAAAGTTTTCCCTTTATCCTATGGGCGGTGGGGATTATATGGAAGTCATTTACCGGGAAATAGACAGGATGAAAGAGAAAGGAATTGATGTGTCTGCCGTTCATTATGCAACGAAACTATCTGGAGATGTGAATGATACGTTCCATGGTTTGGAGGATGTATTCCGGGAAACGGAAAGAAGCGGATCTTCTCATACCGTAATGACAGTGACGATGTCGGCAAACAGTCCGTCTCAGAAAGAGGAGCAGTCATGA
- a CDS encoding ECF transporter S component yields the protein MKNWKLKEIVVMSVLSVVFAVVYLAFLPVGKVLVGFFGPIGYDFIFGIWFIVSIIAAYIIRKPGAAFLSETIAATVEVLLGNAVGPMLIISGMIQGLGAEAGFALTRYRRYDLWTLMFAGMMAGVFSFAWGYFQSGFAALAGGYVLLMFITRVISGALLAGVAGKALSDALAKTGVLSSFALGKEKRKKHAA from the coding sequence ATGAAAAACTGGAAGTTGAAAGAAATCGTGGTCATGTCCGTGCTTTCGGTAGTTTTCGCTGTCGTCTACCTGGCTTTTCTTCCTGTCGGAAAGGTGCTCGTGGGATTTTTCGGTCCAATCGGCTATGATTTCATTTTCGGCATCTGGTTCATCGTTTCGATCATTGCCGCCTATATCATTCGGAAACCGGGAGCTGCTTTTCTTTCGGAAACGATTGCGGCAACAGTGGAAGTGCTGCTTGGAAATGCGGTAGGGCCGATGCTAATTATCAGCGGAATGATTCAGGGACTCGGGGCGGAAGCCGGGTTCGCTTTGACCCGCTATCGCCGTTATGATTTATGGACACTGATGTTTGCTGGGATGATGGCCGGTGTGTTCAGTTTCGCCTGGGGGTACTTCCAATCAGGGTTTGCAGCCCTTGCCGGAGGTTATGTTCTGCTTATGTTCATCACCCGTGTCATCAGCGGTGCTCTGCTTGCAGGGGTAGCCGGCAAAGCACTAAGTGACGCATTGGCAAAAACGGGAGTGCTTTCGAGCTTTGCTTTAGGTAAAGAAAAACGGAAGAAGCATGCTGCATGA
- a CDS encoding cyclic nucleotide-binding domain-containing protein, whose translation MDKLLMLSQISLFDELPKEELMVVDEMSEMKPVKKGTLILSPESPIEALFLLKQGQVRLYRMNSQGKQFTVDILVDGNIFGETSTMSLTDNEIYAEAMTDTYLCILSNEDFEQFIQTNSNIALKLIDILSTRLKEVYTISEKIALSDVKNRLLYLLLMLSEKTGRRKNEWQTIEMKLTHHDLANMIGSTRETTSAIISQLKKEGYIKKGIQHFSVNAEKTKELLDV comes from the coding sequence GTGGATAAATTACTAATGCTCTCCCAAATCAGTTTATTTGATGAACTACCGAAAGAAGAGCTAATGGTCGTAGATGAAATGAGTGAGATGAAACCTGTTAAAAAAGGAACGCTTATCTTATCACCAGAATCCCCGATTGAAGCTTTATTTTTACTTAAACAAGGGCAAGTGCGTTTGTATCGTATGAATTCTCAAGGTAAACAGTTTACGGTAGATATACTAGTGGATGGGAATATCTTTGGTGAAACTTCTACGATGTCACTTACAGATAATGAAATTTACGCAGAAGCCATGACGGATACATATCTGTGTATTTTAAGTAACGAAGACTTTGAACAATTCATTCAAACTAATTCCAATATTGCTTTAAAGTTAATTGATATTCTATCGACCAGGCTTAAAGAAGTGTACACGATTAGTGAAAAAATAGCGTTAAGTGATGTGAAAAATAGGTTGCTGTATTTACTACTAATGCTTAGTGAGAAAACTGGTCGACGGAAAAATGAATGGCAAACCATTGAGATGAAATTAACACATCATGACTTGGCCAATATGATTGGTTCCACAAGAGAAACGACAAGCGCTATCATTAGCCAATTAAAAAAAGAAGGCTATATTAAAAAAGGGATACAACATTTTTCTGTGAATGCGGAAAAGACGAAAGAGTTGCTGGATGTATAA
- a CDS encoding low temperature-induced protein, with the protein MFSHVGDAERAIQGLTKHGYKVNDISVFAQDKNKVNVLEDETKTSVTSNRGGRGENAGKGAGIGAASGGVLGGLSGLVVGLGLLAIPGVGQIAAAGPLASALTGAGVGAGGGGIVGALVGMGMPKEQAKQYEGHLKDGKIIVLVEAAEKHAEQVYRTFISNRTENSSMYPEHVQNDHGHHKHQDHHGQSEHYDNNQGNHHAQEEPFNPEIHDNQTDHDHNATETRSDRHKK; encoded by the coding sequence GTGTTCTCACACGTCGGAGATGCAGAAAGAGCTATTCAGGGATTAACGAAACACGGGTACAAAGTGAATGACATTTCCGTTTTTGCCCAGGACAAAAACAAAGTGAATGTACTAGAAGATGAAACCAAAACAAGTGTCACCTCGAATAGAGGCGGTCGCGGGGAAAATGCCGGTAAAGGAGCAGGAATTGGTGCTGCCTCCGGTGGAGTGCTCGGGGGACTCAGCGGTCTTGTAGTCGGCCTTGGCCTTCTTGCCATTCCCGGAGTCGGTCAAATCGCCGCAGCAGGACCTCTCGCTTCTGCTCTGACGGGGGCAGGAGTCGGAGCCGGTGGCGGTGGAATCGTCGGTGCCCTCGTAGGTATGGGTATGCCGAAAGAGCAGGCAAAACAGTACGAAGGTCATTTGAAGGACGGAAAAATCATCGTACTCGTTGAAGCTGCAGAAAAACATGCGGAGCAAGTATATCGCACGTTCATATCAAACCGTACAGAAAACAGTTCCATGTATCCGGAGCACGTCCAGAACGACCACGGACACCATAAGCACCAAGACCACCACGGGCAAAGTGAGCACTACGATAACAATCAAGGAAATCACCATGCACAAGAAGAACCATTCAATCCTGAAATACATGACAACCAGACTGATCACGATCACAATGCGACTGAAACACGCTCCGACCGTCACAAAAAATAA
- a CDS encoding CDP-alcohol phosphatidyltransferase family protein has translation MLDTHARKYVQPSIEHTSKWLTKRGLTPNQVTVIAFIIGVSAGVLYGSGLPIVAVLALWLSGFLDAVDGTMARMTQPSGFGTVMDITFDRVVEISIILGIAYVHPEMLWPLLLLSVSIIFSMTIFLTVGAVSDKQGVKSFYYQTGLAERSEGFILFSIMMLFPSILLWSTLAFFIIELYTGLQRFMEAKRILS, from the coding sequence ATGTTAGACACACATGCTCGCAAATATGTTCAACCTTCTATTGAACATACATCAAAATGGCTCACGAAAAGAGGGCTTACTCCTAACCAAGTTACCGTTATCGCCTTTATCATCGGTGTTTCTGCTGGAGTGCTGTATGGATCTGGGCTACCCATTGTAGCTGTTTTAGCTCTGTGGTTATCAGGCTTCCTAGATGCTGTAGACGGCACGATGGCTCGGATGACACAACCATCTGGCTTTGGAACCGTTATGGATATCACATTCGATCGGGTGGTAGAGATTAGTATTATCTTAGGGATAGCTTATGTTCATCCAGAAATGTTGTGGCCGCTCCTCTTATTAAGCGTGTCGATTATTTTTTCTATGACAATCTTTTTAACAGTAGGAGCTGTCTCCGATAAACAAGGTGTAAAATCCTTTTATTATCAGACGGGTTTAGCAGAGCGTTCAGAAGGATTCATTCTATTTAGTATTATGATGTTGTTTCCATCCATATTGCTATGGTCTACGTTGGCCTTCTTTATTATAGAACTGTACACGGGGCTCCAACGATTTATGGAAGCAAAACGGATTTTGTCATAA
- a CDS encoding ABC transporter permease — MQYNSRIKTASFWFLTSVLFLFPVVFLIVKSFTLPWRYQAHFHMHFTLRGWTTLLSENQLVSATFMSLLIGGVIVILNLLIGLSAGKALAFYQFKGKSIMDTLFLLPLIFPLLAIAMGVHIAMIRLGLADMWVGVVLIHLVPTIPYSIKILRNGYVSLGSNILEQSTSLGANVWNRFLTIELPLLKPALRSTIFLTFVISLSQYVITAIIGGGNVVTLAMVYFPFLQSASSTVLAAFSIWFALVPILFYIMVEFILCFLPYQSPWRMKS; from the coding sequence ATGCAGTATAATTCAAGAATAAAAACTGCCAGCTTCTGGTTTTTGACAAGCGTTCTATTTCTATTTCCAGTGGTATTTTTAATTGTTAAGAGTTTCACACTACCTTGGAGGTATCAGGCTCACTTTCACATGCACTTTACACTTAGAGGATGGACTACACTCCTTTCAGAGAACCAATTAGTAAGCGCTACATTCATGTCTTTACTAATCGGCGGAGTTATAGTGATACTAAACCTACTCATTGGATTGTCAGCAGGAAAAGCATTGGCATTTTATCAATTCAAAGGAAAATCAATTATGGATACGCTTTTTTTGCTACCTCTTATATTTCCTTTACTAGCGATTGCAATGGGGGTTCATATTGCAATGATACGACTCGGGTTGGCAGATATGTGGGTCGGTGTTGTTCTCATTCACCTGGTTCCCACCATTCCGTACAGTATAAAAATTCTACGGAATGGCTATGTATCGTTAGGATCAAATATACTGGAACAATCTACTTCGCTTGGGGCTAATGTATGGAACCGATTCTTAACAATCGAGCTTCCATTATTGAAACCTGCTTTACGAAGTACGATTTTCTTAACGTTCGTCATTAGTCTCAGCCAATACGTCATCACTGCCATAATTGGTGGAGGAAACGTCGTAACATTGGCGATGGTCTATTTCCCTTTCTTACAATCTGCCAGTAGTACTGTTTTAGCAGCCTTTTCGATATGGTTTGCACTCGTACCAATCTTATTTTACATCATGGTAGAATTTATCCTATGCTTTTTGCCATACCAATCACCATGGAGGATGAAATCATGA
- a CDS encoding energy-coupling factor transporter transmembrane component T family protein, with the protein MYLNKMNPSVKALTILGLVLVLALMFDPITPLLFTVSVIIITFLFGTFRKKHYVLYLLPFIIFAFGMLWTTIAFADMPKNPGDTVNLIGWEVPREDLMVALSLSFRVLAFATLSLLFMFTTNMVAFLLSLMQQLKLPPKLAYGIMAGYRFLPMLKSEFGQIQAAHRVRGLGQESRWKRYRRFAVPLLAGAIRKAERTAVAMESKGFTGSRERTFYRNLSIRKKDWLFPAGMSLLLGLILFLSIHFGYFSWYQGQL; encoded by the coding sequence ATGTACCTCAATAAGATGAATCCCAGTGTGAAAGCACTGACGATTCTTGGGCTGGTTCTCGTGCTGGCGCTGATGTTTGATCCGATTACCCCGCTTCTTTTCACGGTTTCTGTGATTATCATCACATTTTTGTTCGGGACGTTTCGGAAAAAACATTACGTGTTGTACCTGCTCCCTTTTATAATCTTCGCTTTCGGAATGCTCTGGACAACAATCGCTTTCGCAGATATGCCTAAGAATCCCGGCGATACAGTGAATCTTATCGGGTGGGAAGTACCGAGAGAGGATTTAATGGTTGCTCTGTCCCTATCTTTTCGTGTTCTGGCATTTGCGACGCTGTCGTTGTTGTTTATGTTCACAACAAACATGGTGGCATTTTTGCTCAGCCTTATGCAGCAGCTGAAGCTGCCGCCGAAATTAGCGTATGGAATCATGGCAGGGTACCGTTTCTTGCCTATGTTGAAATCGGAATTCGGCCAGATCCAGGCAGCCCATCGCGTGCGAGGTCTTGGTCAGGAAAGCCGGTGGAAGAGGTATCGCCGATTTGCTGTGCCACTTTTAGCAGGAGCCATCCGGAAAGCGGAAAGGACAGCAGTAGCGATGGAGTCGAAAGGGTTCACGGGAAGCCGGGAGCGAACCTTTTACCGGAATCTTTCCATTCGTAAAAAAGACTGGCTGTTTCCGGCAGGGATGAGTCTGTTGCTTGGTCTGATTCTTTTTCTCAGTATTCATTTCGGTTATTTTTCCTGGTACCAGGGGCAATTATGA
- a CDS encoding ABC transporter permease encodes MRLSETNKAWLLLLPAFLFLLLPIYGLLSALWSSLRVNGTFSISVYQQLLARDAFWGSLIYSLRIAIVATLLSLGFGLLFTRTFTEYINKTSGKLAAWIPMLFPHFVWGYLVLLLFQQSGFISYMAFQMGIIDSREAFPILTNDKSGFGMILTYMGKEIPFVILMLLPIYTQQNTHYQDLVQTLGGNRWHSFKDAEWPWIFPVLLETGVILFSFIFSAYEIPYLLGATFPEMISILTYDWFYSGDWSERPLAFAAMISTSIIIGIIAWIGFSLMNRKRWLLTKGNR; translated from the coding sequence ATGAGATTATCCGAAACAAATAAGGCTTGGTTGCTACTGCTACCAGCCTTTCTTTTTCTTTTACTACCTATTTATGGGTTACTATCTGCTTTATGGAGCAGTTTAAGAGTTAATGGCACGTTTTCTATATCCGTTTATCAACAATTATTGGCACGAGATGCCTTTTGGGGATCATTAATCTATAGTTTACGCATCGCTATTGTAGCAACGCTGTTATCCTTAGGCTTTGGCCTTTTGTTCACAAGGACATTCACAGAATATATTAATAAAACATCTGGGAAGTTAGCTGCCTGGATTCCCATGCTATTCCCTCATTTCGTGTGGGGCTATCTCGTATTACTACTATTTCAACAAAGTGGCTTTATTTCTTATATGGCATTTCAAATGGGCATTATTGATTCAAGAGAAGCTTTTCCCATCTTAACGAATGATAAAAGTGGTTTCGGTATGATTCTAACGTATATGGGAAAGGAGATACCTTTTGTTATTCTCATGCTCCTCCCTATTTATACGCAGCAAAATACCCATTATCAAGATCTTGTACAAACCCTTGGTGGAAACCGATGGCATAGTTTTAAAGATGCAGAGTGGCCGTGGATTTTTCCTGTGTTACTGGAAACCGGTGTCATCTTATTTTCATTCATTTTTAGCGCATATGAAATTCCGTATTTGCTCGGCGCTACATTCCCGGAAATGATTTCGATCCTTACCTATGATTGGTTTTATTCAGGTGATTGGAGTGAACGTCCACTCGCTTTCGCCGCGATGATTTCAACAAGTATCATTATCGGAATTATAGCATGGATAGGATTTTCATTAATGAATCGAAAACGCTGGCTGTTAACGAAAGGAAACCGGTAA
- a CDS encoding ABC transporter ATP-binding protein, giving the protein MMSVRNLTLQYEDMEEPVIQDVSFSVVEKETVLLLGASGSGKSTLTHCLTGLYPRELEGTMEGEVTLHEKPVADALPGAISRSVGIVFQDPETQFCMLTVEDEMAFGLENLQVAPELMEEKVDAALQDVGLREKKKEMITALSGGEKQKLALACILAMNPPMIILDEPTANLDPVATEAFVSLLETLKEERHLSLFIIEHDLDPWVSMTDRVLMLGRDGRIFYDGPLREGLQEHAGNLKHQGVAMPMVSELALQAGVAEPPFPLTIDELRRRNPVLEGKQRVRKDEIPLLRAENVSWKSVLKDVNVTISNGSFTAVVGPNGSGKTTLCRLLAGIISPSAGKVEHPFGKKEQFRHVGYVFQNPEHQFLTDSVWEEVSYSGANRKQVQQMLEWCGLSKHVDMHPFRLSQGQKRRLSVATMLVNDQDVLFLDEPTFGQDAASTEHLMNLIEEKHRSGTTIVMITHDMELVDTYATRAIAMKEGEVAFTGVPEELWEEDVEAFHLKRPLRAQIEEAAYVPQ; this is encoded by the coding sequence ATGATGAGCGTTCGGAATCTCACGTTGCAATATGAAGATATGGAAGAGCCGGTAATACAGGATGTATCGTTTTCCGTTGTAGAAAAGGAGACAGTACTCCTTCTTGGAGCGAGCGGGTCGGGTAAGAGCACGCTCACTCATTGTCTTACGGGTCTTTATCCAAGAGAACTGGAAGGAACAATGGAAGGGGAAGTCACTCTTCATGAGAAACCAGTGGCTGATGCTTTACCCGGAGCCATAAGTCGCAGTGTCGGCATTGTATTTCAGGATCCAGAGACTCAATTCTGCATGCTGACGGTAGAAGATGAAATGGCATTTGGACTCGAGAATCTACAGGTGGCCCCGGAGTTGATGGAGGAGAAAGTCGATGCGGCCCTTCAGGATGTCGGGTTACGGGAGAAAAAGAAAGAAATGATTACGGCCCTGTCCGGTGGAGAAAAGCAGAAGCTGGCACTCGCCTGTATTCTTGCCATGAACCCGCCTATGATCATTCTTGATGAGCCGACGGCCAATCTCGATCCGGTAGCGACAGAGGCGTTCGTTTCTCTACTGGAGACGCTGAAAGAAGAGCGCCATTTATCTCTTTTCATAATCGAACACGACCTGGACCCCTGGGTCTCTATGACAGACCGGGTATTGATGCTCGGAAGGGATGGACGAATTTTTTACGATGGACCGCTCCGCGAAGGATTGCAAGAACACGCAGGAAACCTGAAGCATCAAGGGGTCGCTATGCCGATGGTATCTGAGCTGGCACTTCAGGCAGGAGTAGCCGAACCTCCATTTCCATTGACGATAGATGAGCTGAGAAGGCGAAATCCTGTTCTGGAAGGGAAGCAAAGAGTGAGAAAAGATGAAATACCATTGCTTCGGGCAGAGAACGTAAGCTGGAAATCTGTTCTGAAAGATGTGAATGTGACTATTTCGAATGGATCTTTCACAGCGGTTGTCGGACCGAATGGAAGCGGGAAGACGACGCTTTGTCGGTTGCTTGCCGGTATAATATCCCCTTCTGCCGGTAAAGTCGAGCACCCTTTTGGAAAAAAAGAACAGTTCCGCCACGTCGGATATGTCTTCCAGAACCCTGAGCATCAGTTTCTCACGGACAGCGTATGGGAAGAGGTTTCCTATAGCGGTGCTAACCGTAAACAGGTACAGCAAATGCTTGAGTGGTGCGGATTGTCGAAGCATGTGGATATGCATCCCTTCCGTCTCAGTCAGGGCCAAAAGCGAAGGCTTAGTGTAGCCACGATGCTCGTAAATGATCAGGACGTTTTATTTCTCGATGAACCGACGTTCGGCCAGGATGCTGCGTCCACGGAACATTTGATGAACCTAATCGAGGAAAAACATCGCTCAGGAACGACCATTGTCATGATTACCCACGATATGGAACTTGTCGATACCTATGCTACCCGGGCCATTGCTATGAAAGAGGGAGAGGTTGCTTTTACCGGCGTTCCTGAAGAATTGTGGGAAGAGGACGTTGAGGCATTCCATTTGAAGCGGCCGTTACGAGCTCAGATAGAGGAGGCAGCTTATGTACCTCAATAA
- a CDS encoding ABC transporter ATP-binding protein produces MTQSSFITLQHASKSFGDEVIFKHVQAQLSKGEILSIVGPSGSGKTTLLRCLAGLEPFSEGDFIIDNQNVTKLTANKRPVSLVFQQALLFPHMTILDNVAYGLTFQKIKKEERGKQAQEFIEKVGLKGYEKSFPHELSGGQQQRVSLARSLAISPDLILLDEPFSSLDPKLRHEMRDWVRKLLKSQQMTAIFVTHDREEAMQMGDRVGVFHDGVFQQIGTPQDVYRSPVNPFVATFFSDCLVLDGRKYVPVSHLYISKNTSSDAYLQLEAIVQNQVFIHGETFYQLWIESMGKRITLPSSLSLHEGGNVTIMANAEAVQLFPEVEIKE; encoded by the coding sequence ATGACGCAATCATCATTTATCACACTACAACATGCCTCTAAATCCTTTGGAGATGAGGTTATTTTCAAGCATGTGCAGGCACAGCTTTCTAAAGGAGAGATACTTAGTATTGTAGGTCCATCAGGAAGTGGAAAAACCACCCTTCTTCGTTGTCTAGCTGGATTAGAACCCTTCTCAGAAGGCGATTTTATAATTGATAACCAAAATGTAACGAAGCTTACAGCCAATAAAAGACCTGTTAGTTTAGTATTTCAACAAGCATTACTTTTCCCCCATATGACGATTTTAGATAATGTGGCTTATGGACTTACCTTCCAAAAGATTAAAAAGGAAGAACGGGGTAAACAAGCACAGGAATTCATTGAAAAAGTCGGGTTGAAAGGCTATGAGAAAAGCTTCCCCCACGAATTGTCAGGAGGCCAACAACAACGAGTTTCCTTGGCCCGTTCGCTTGCTATATCACCGGATCTAATCTTATTAGACGAACCGTTTAGTAGCCTTGACCCGAAGCTTCGTCATGAGATGAGAGACTGGGTTCGTAAGCTTCTGAAGTCTCAACAGATGACAGCTATCTTTGTTACACATGACCGGGAGGAAGCGATGCAAATGGGGGATCGCGTTGGTGTCTTTCATGATGGAGTCTTTCAACAAATAGGCACACCTCAAGATGTTTATCGAAGTCCTGTTAACCCTTTCGTTGCAACATTTTTCAGTGATTGCCTTGTATTGGATGGTCGTAAATATGTCCCAGTGTCTCATTTATATATTAGTAAAAACACTTCAAGTGATGCGTACCTTCAACTGGAAGCAATTGTCCAAAATCAGGTGTTTATCCATGGAGAAACATTTTATCAACTTTGGATTGAATCCATGGGAAAACGAATCACCTTACCCAGTTCCCTTTCGTTACATGAGGGGGGAAATGTAACTATTATGGCCAACGCTGAAGCAGTTCAATTGTTTCCTGAAGTCGAAATAAAGGAATGA
- a CDS encoding TVP38/TMEM64 family protein — translation MKQWKNWIKPAIVILLFLLAAYIVRFELNIGKEAIKDFILSFGVWGPLIFFLLYALGPIVFFPTSVMSLAAGLVYGVFPGVIYILLGATGAAATGYVMARYFGDSLLKFHTFKWSDQIYEKVQERGFLYVLVLRLIPIMGFDILSYISGIARVKFGSFILASFLGMMPGTFAYAFLGSSIGEGDSSKIAIGIGFFVLLMFITYLLRNRVKRWLGLS, via the coding sequence ATGAAACAGTGGAAAAATTGGATTAAACCAGCCATCGTAATTCTATTATTCTTGTTAGCAGCATACATTGTGCGATTTGAGCTCAATATAGGAAAAGAAGCAATTAAAGACTTCATTTTATCATTTGGTGTTTGGGGACCACTTATATTCTTTTTACTGTATGCACTAGGTCCGATAGTCTTCTTCCCTACTTCGGTCATGTCCCTCGCTGCCGGCCTTGTATATGGTGTATTTCCAGGAGTCATTTATATTTTACTTGGTGCTACAGGTGCTGCTGCTACAGGGTACGTAATGGCACGATATTTTGGAGATTCGTTACTAAAGTTTCACACATTTAAATGGTCAGATCAAATTTATGAGAAAGTACAAGAACGTGGTTTTTTATATGTGCTTGTGTTAAGACTCATTCCCATTATGGGCTTCGACATTTTAAGTTATATTTCTGGTATAGCTCGTGTGAAATTTGGTTCTTTTATTCTAGCAAGTTTTCTAGGAATGATGCCTGGTACATTTGCTTATGCCTTTCTTGGTTCGAGTATTGGGGAAGGTGATTCAAGCAAGATTGCAATCGGAATTGGTTTTTTCGTATTACTAATGTTCATCACATATCTACTTCGCAATCGTGTGAAAAGATGGCTCGGTTTATCCTAA
- a CDS encoding glutaredoxin family protein, protein MNLLYTMDGCKNCFKAKKHLQDLNISFEEVNILQEPNSHQRLKELVGEVYAPVYVTDQDVFKGLDILNYDTKNLR, encoded by the coding sequence ATGAATCTACTTTACACAATGGACGGTTGCAAAAACTGTTTTAAAGCAAAAAAACATTTACAGGATCTAAACATTAGTTTTGAAGAAGTAAACATTTTACAAGAACCTAATTCTCATCAAAGATTAAAAGAACTCGTTGGAGAGGTTTACGCTCCAGTTTATGTAACCGATCAAGATGTTTTTAAAGGTTTAGACATATTGAATTACGATACAAAGAACCTTCGCTAA